The genomic segment CGCGGCCGGACGCACCGGGTCGAAGAGTTCCTTGTGGGCCCGCCCCACCTCTTCGACGTCCCGCATGTGCGTCAGGTACATCCGCGTACGGATCACGGACTCCGCCCCGAGTCCGAACTCGCCGAGCGCCTCGATCGCGCTGGTGAAGGCCACCTTGGCCTGCTCGTACGGGTCGCCCTCCCCGTACAGCACATCGCCCTTGAAGGCCGTGGTGCCCGCCACCAGGACGCGATCGCCCGCCGCGACGGCC from the Streptomyces sp. NBC_00310 genome contains:
- a CDS encoding RidA family protein, which produces MTSEASEAVRRVQSGSPWEESFGSARAVAAGDRVLVAGTTAFKGDVLYGEGDPYEQAKVAFTSAIEALGEFGLGAESVIRTRMYLTHMRDVEEVGRAHKELFDPVRPAATLLVVDGFVDPRILVEVEVEAFRG